In one Nicotiana tomentosiformis chromosome 6, ASM39032v3, whole genome shotgun sequence genomic region, the following are encoded:
- the LOC104108737 gene encoding V-type proton ATPase subunit c''1, whose amino-acid sequence MAGPSSSWSRALVQISPYTFSAIGIAIAIGVSVLGAAWGIYITGSSLIGAAIKAPRITSKNLISVIFCEAVAIYGVIVAIILQTKLESVPASQIYAPESLRAGYAIFASGIIVGFANLVCGLCVGIIGSSCALSDAQNSTLFVKILVIEIFGSALGLFGVIVGIIMSAQASWPSKGA is encoded by the exons ATGGCGGGTCCATCTAGCTCATGGTCGCGAGCTTTGGTACAGATCTCTCCTTACACTTTCTCAGCCATCGGAATTGCCATTGCCATTGGCGTTTCAGTGCTTGGTGCTGCTTG GGGAATATATATAACTGGAAGTAGTTTGATTGGTGCTGCCATCAAAGCTCCTCGGATTACGTCCAAAAATCTGATTAG TGTAATTTTTTGTGAAGCAGTTGCTATATATGGTGTTATTGTGGCCATCATTCTTCAAACAAAGCTCGAGAGTGTACCTGCCTCACAGATTTATGCACCAGAGTCTCTTAGAGCTGGCTATGCAATTTTTGCTTCTGGGATCATTGTGGGCTTTGCCAATCTTGTCTGTGG GTTATGTGTTGGGATAATTGGAAGCAGCTGTGCCTTATCCGATGCACAGAACTCCACGCTTTTTGTTAAGATCCTTGTAATCGAGATTTTTGGTAGTGCACTTGGGCTGTTCGGTGTTATTGTGGGAATTATTATGTCAGCTCAAGCATCTTGGCCATCCAAGGGTGCGTAA